A stretch of Syntrophus gentianae DNA encodes these proteins:
- a CDS encoding oxidoreductase, giving the protein MSYEKLFTPVTMRGITAPNRVHRTSMVSGLATEDGFVTDELIKRYEREAKGGTGTIVVEAAVVLASASPYNLRISDDRFLPGITDLVKKMREANPDVKIGVQIMQHLKLSKTGWRQKVEDFKKEDLPKIVENHVEGVKRVIKAGFDFVEIHMAHAYALSSFLSLANKRTDEYGGKQLANRMRLPIEVYQAVRKEVGENFPVGIRINGEDFCIPGSTVLQSSQIAKKFAELGADYISVSAGSRFEDAPVPEKDHPYDPMSGYSGHRMSPEFWMPDGTHVHLSEAIKKTVNEAGYTTPVIIAGKIRDPKHAEEILASGKADMIGLCRALLADPDWTVKAKEGRDKEIVKCAACNWCLEADARYEQVKCSRYPEGYTSAPDPWLPNMARPAQFPAE; this is encoded by the coding sequence ATGAGTTATGAGAAGTTGTTTACACCAGTAACGATGAGAGGAATTACGGCCCCGAACAGAGTTCACAGAACTTCGATGGTATCCGGTTTGGCGACGGAAGACGGATTTGTGACTGACGAGCTGATCAAGCGCTACGAAAGAGAAGCAAAGGGCGGTACAGGTACAATCGTAGTGGAGGCAGCCGTTGTTCTGGCTTCCGCAAGTCCGTACAACCTGCGCATCAGCGACGACCGGTTTCTCCCGGGCATTACGGATCTGGTGAAGAAGATGCGGGAAGCGAATCCGGATGTGAAGATAGGCGTCCAGATCATGCAGCATTTGAAGCTTTCGAAAACCGGATGGAGACAGAAGGTTGAGGATTTCAAGAAGGAAGATCTGCCGAAGATCGTAGAGAATCATGTGGAAGGTGTCAAAAGGGTCATAAAGGCAGGTTTTGATTTTGTCGAAATTCACATGGCACACGCTTATGCGCTGTCATCATTTCTTTCCCTGGCTAACAAAAGGACGGATGAGTATGGCGGCAAGCAGCTTGCCAACAGAATGAGACTTCCCATTGAAGTATACCAAGCGGTGCGTAAGGAAGTCGGTGAGAACTTCCCCGTCGGCATCAGAATCAATGGCGAAGACTTCTGTATCCCCGGTTCAACCGTGCTGCAGAGCTCACAAATCGCAAAGAAGTTTGCCGAGCTTGGCGCAGATTACATCAGCGTATCGGCAGGAAGCCGGTTCGAGGATGCTCCGGTTCCGGAAAAAGATCATCCGTACGATCCGATGTCAGGATACAGTGGACATAGGATGAGCCCGGAATTCTGGATGCCTGATGGAACCCATGTCCATCTGTCCGAAGCGATCAAGAAGACGGTCAATGAAGCAGGATACACGACGCCGGTCATCATTGCCGGAAAGATCAGAGACCCAAAGCATGCCGAAGAGATCCTTGCCTCTGGCAAGGCGGATATGATCGGACTTTGCCGTGCACTTCTGGCTGACCCCGATTGGACCGTGAAGGCGAAGGAAGGCCGCGATAAGGAAATAGTGAAGTGCGCCGCCTGTAACTGGTGTCTTGAAGCTGACGCAAGATATGAGCAGGTGAAATGCTCGAGATATCCGGAAGGCTATACCAGTGCGCCTGATCCATGGCTGCCCAATATGGCAAGACCTGCTCAGTTTCCAGCAGAATAA
- a CDS encoding cysteine hydrolase family protein: MKQALIVSDMLEDFLRLDGPLPVGEEGIRIIPNLQELIRFCRKKAIPIVYSNDALQPDCFIFQSRMNPHAIAGTPGAQVIRELKPETGDLIVDKPRFSAFFKTDLDNSLRELGVDTVVICGVSTEVCVLSTAYDAICLDYHVIVLDDCCASRFPETRDRVLYLLRKTPLYPLLKVMSLADFQKSF, encoded by the coding sequence ATGAAGCAGGCGTTAATTGTTTCCGATATGCTGGAGGACTTCCTTCGCTTGGATGGTCCTCTTCCCGTAGGGGAAGAAGGGATCAGGATCATCCCCAATCTTCAAGAATTGATCCGGTTCTGCCGGAAGAAAGCGATCCCCATCGTTTATTCCAACGATGCCCTGCAACCCGATTGCTTTATCTTCCAGTCCCGGATGAATCCCCATGCCATTGCCGGAACACCGGGCGCGCAGGTCATTCGCGAGCTGAAGCCTGAAACCGGCGATCTGATCGTCGATAAACCGCGTTTCAGCGCCTTCTTCAAGACGGATCTCGATAACTCCTTGAGGGAATTGGGGGTGGATACGGTGGTCATCTGCGGGGTTTCTACCGAGGTCTGCGTGCTCAGCACAGCCTATGATGCCATCTGCCTTGATTATCATGTCATCGTGCTCGATGACTGCTGCGCCTCCCGTTTTCCGGAGACTCGTGATCGGGTTCTCTACCTTCTGCGGAAAACCCCTCTTTATCCCCTGCTCAAAGTCATGAGCCTCGCCGATTTTCAAAAAAGCTTCTGA
- a CDS encoding AMP-binding protein, whose amino-acid sequence MKREDFPRHRKEDEELYLKKRWWLGMTLGDVLDRTADVFSNKVAVADDNGQVTWSELKAKVDRLAVSLMDLGIGKGDCVLLQLPNWHEYVCAYFAMQRIGAVPVLLISGYRQLEVGHLGLATEAKAWIVPDVYRKMDYVSFMDEVKAKNPQMKHVISVRATKGGAGFTTSLEKLMEGGLTDADRERLAMAKPEATDIAHIVPSGGTTGLPKGIPRTHNDYICDVEFLHKGWEMSTSDVALLVVPVGHNLALLNVVGTAVVGYKLVLTDSTRPGDLCKLIEQHKVSYMPLVPTLVRRILESPDLTNYDLTSLRKISAGGEPSTPDLIRDVYKKLNNCTYVNEFGMSEGILTRTSMTDDIDTICSTVGKPCCPYAVIKIIDDKGKELPRGTDGELAVWGPTVFAGYLKNPEENKKSYTADGLFRTGDQARINAAGYLTITGRIKDIIIRGGENITPSQVEDILCSHPGIADAAVIGMPDKVLGEQVCAYVRPAAGVKLDPEEIKAFMDSQGASKLLVPERFEFVDAIPMTQAGKHDKKALKKDIKEKLGIS is encoded by the coding sequence ATGAAGAGAGAAGATTTTCCCAGGCATAGAAAGGAAGACGAGGAGCTCTATCTGAAAAAGCGATGGTGGCTCGGGATGACCCTCGGCGATGTCCTGGACAGAACAGCAGATGTATTCAGCAACAAGGTTGCGGTGGCTGATGACAATGGTCAGGTTACCTGGAGTGAATTGAAGGCCAAAGTGGACCGGCTGGCCGTCAGTTTGATGGACCTGGGGATTGGCAAGGGTGATTGCGTCCTTCTGCAGCTTCCGAACTGGCATGAGTATGTATGCGCATACTTCGCCATGCAGAGAATCGGGGCTGTCCCCGTATTGCTTATCTCCGGATACAGGCAGTTGGAGGTTGGGCATCTGGGACTCGCTACTGAGGCGAAGGCCTGGATTGTCCCCGATGTGTACCGGAAAATGGATTATGTCTCCTTCATGGATGAGGTGAAGGCGAAGAACCCGCAAATGAAGCACGTGATATCGGTGCGAGCCACAAAGGGCGGAGCCGGCTTCACAACGAGCCTGGAGAAGTTGATGGAAGGCGGACTGACCGATGCGGATCGGGAACGCCTCGCAATGGCGAAGCCCGAAGCGACGGACATTGCGCACATCGTACCCTCCGGAGGGACGACGGGGCTTCCAAAAGGGATTCCCAGGACGCACAATGACTACATCTGTGATGTGGAATTCCTGCACAAGGGATGGGAAATGAGCACCTCCGACGTGGCTTTGCTGGTCGTGCCGGTGGGGCACAATCTGGCCCTGCTGAATGTGGTGGGGACTGCCGTGGTAGGGTACAAGCTGGTCCTCACGGATTCCACGAGGCCGGGCGATTTATGCAAGTTGATTGAGCAGCACAAGGTCTCCTACATGCCGCTGGTTCCGACCCTTGTGAGACGAATTTTGGAATCACCGGATCTGACGAATTATGACCTCACATCACTCCGGAAGATTTCGGCTGGTGGTGAGCCCAGCACCCCGGATCTTATCCGCGACGTGTACAAGAAACTGAACAACTGTACATACGTGAACGAGTTCGGTATGAGCGAGGGTATCCTTACCCGAACCTCAATGACCGATGATATTGATACCATCTGCTCGACTGTGGGCAAGCCCTGCTGTCCGTATGCTGTAATCAAAATCATTGACGATAAGGGGAAAGAGCTTCCCCGTGGCACCGATGGCGAGCTGGCCGTGTGGGGGCCGACGGTATTTGCCGGCTATTTGAAGAATCCTGAAGAAAATAAGAAAAGCTACACGGCTGATGGCTTGTTCAGAACAGGTGATCAGGCCCGGATTAACGCGGCAGGGTATCTGACAATTACCGGAAGGATTAAAGACATCATCATTCGCGGCGGGGAAAATATCACGCCGTCCCAGGTGGAAGACATTCTGTGCAGTCATCCCGGCATTGCGGACGCCGCGGTTATCGGAATGCCGGATAAGGTATTGGGAGAGCAGGTCTGTGCGTACGTAAGGCCCGCAGCAGGAGTGAAGCTGGACCCCGAAGAGATCAAAGCGTTCATGGACAGCCAGGGCGCTTCGAAGCTCCTGGTTCCGGAGCGCTTCGAGTTTGTGGATGCGATTCCGATGACACAGGCAGGCAAGCACGACAAGAAGGCACTGAAAAAGGACATCAAAGAGAAACTGGGGATATCATAA
- a CDS encoding PilZ domain-containing protein has translation MGGRKFSRILFDREVLLRIGDAVLRGEIENLSLQGALLKTEHPLKLQDIVNIELRLSDEPTPLILELQGTVVRCEQEKAAIHFTRMEPDSFIHLKNIMAYNQGDEAIVRDELAKYLSGKD, from the coding sequence ATGGGCGGAAGAAAGTTTTCTCGAATTCTTTTTGATCGTGAGGTCCTTCTCAGAATCGGTGATGCCGTCCTCCGCGGCGAAATCGAAAATCTCAGTCTTCAGGGCGCATTGTTGAAAACGGAACATCCCCTGAAACTTCAGGACATCGTGAACATTGAACTCCGGTTGTCGGACGAGCCCACCCCCCTGATCCTGGAACTTCAGGGAACCGTTGTTCGCTGTGAGCAGGAAAAAGCGGCCATCCATTTCACCCGCATGGAGCCGGATTCTTTTATTCACCTCAAGAACATCATGGCGTACAACCAGGGGGATGAGGCAATTGTCCGGGATGAACTGGCAAAATATCTTTCTGGTAAAGACTGA
- a CDS encoding MFS transporter has translation MTSERTINVNQFINSRGISGGQILIVFLCFLTICLDGFDAQAVGFVVPVIGKEWGLAKTQIGTMFSMGLIGLMIGSFVLGPLADKIGRKTVIMISAFSFGLFSLMTAYCQNIEQMGILRLLTGIGLGGAMPNLVTLTSEYCPQRSRSFLTTLMFCGFTIGGAGGGIIAAHMTVAWGWRSIFFWGGVIPMVLSVILAIGLPESIRYLIVNEKPNDKVAKNLKRVAPDADLSGATFTLTEQRLEGFPVKELFGKTLAAGTTLLWFAFFMDLMVVYFFTLWLPTIIQSLGMELTKAAYVSSVYLLGGTVGGILNGKLMDHYDPYKVLVSSMLFGGVAIFIVGAVTHWLWLTVAMCFVAGIGTSGAQVGLNALTAAYYPTQNRATGISWALGVGRMGTVLGASLGGILLAAQWPLFAIYSLFAASRVLCAGSVWGVRKTKRAEIAFKEWQEGHAQGVKGAADRAAAAVE, from the coding sequence ATGACGAGTGAAAGAACAATAAACGTGAATCAATTCATCAATTCCCGCGGAATTTCCGGAGGACAGATACTGATCGTTTTCCTTTGTTTCCTTACGATCTGTCTTGACGGGTTTGATGCACAGGCAGTCGGGTTCGTCGTTCCGGTTATCGGGAAAGAATGGGGCCTGGCAAAAACACAAATCGGGACAATGTTTTCCATGGGACTGATAGGCCTCATGATTGGATCCTTTGTCCTGGGTCCACTGGCGGACAAGATTGGGCGCAAGACGGTTATTATGATTTCGGCTTTTTCCTTCGGTTTGTTCAGCCTGATGACCGCTTACTGTCAGAATATTGAGCAGATGGGCATCCTGAGGCTGCTTACCGGTATCGGACTGGGCGGTGCCATGCCGAACCTCGTTACCCTGACCTCTGAGTATTGTCCGCAGCGGAGCCGTTCCTTTCTGACGACGTTGATGTTCTGTGGATTTACCATTGGCGGTGCGGGTGGCGGTATCATTGCGGCGCATATGACCGTAGCCTGGGGCTGGCGTTCGATCTTCTTCTGGGGCGGAGTTATCCCCATGGTCCTGTCCGTTATTCTCGCGATCGGTCTGCCGGAATCCATCCGTTACCTGATCGTAAATGAGAAACCCAACGACAAAGTTGCGAAAAACCTTAAACGGGTTGCTCCGGATGCCGATTTGAGCGGTGCGACGTTCACCCTTACGGAGCAGAGACTGGAAGGCTTCCCGGTGAAGGAACTTTTTGGAAAAACCCTGGCTGCCGGGACGACCTTACTCTGGTTCGCCTTTTTCATGGATCTCATGGTGGTCTACTTCTTCACCCTTTGGCTACCCACCATTATTCAATCCCTGGGTATGGAACTCACAAAGGCTGCCTACGTCAGCTCGGTGTACCTCCTGGGTGGAACGGTCGGCGGGATCCTCAACGGCAAGCTGATGGACCATTACGATCCTTACAAGGTGCTGGTCAGCTCCATGCTCTTCGGTGGTGTGGCGATTTTCATCGTCGGCGCCGTGACGCACTGGCTCTGGCTCACCGTGGCCATGTGCTTTGTCGCGGGAATCGGAACCAGCGGCGCTCAGGTCGGCTTGAACGCCTTGACGGCAGCCTACTATCCGACGCAGAACCGTGCGACGGGCATCAGCTGGGCATTGGGTGTTGGCCGCATGGGGACCGTTCTTGGGGCAAGCCTCGGCGGCATCCTTCTGGCGGCGCAGTGGCCTCTGTTCGCCATCTATTCGCTCTTTGCAGCCAGCCGGGTTTTATGTGCCGGTTCGGTCTGGGGTGTGAGAAAGACCAAACGTGCCGAGATTGCCTTCAAGGAATGGCAGGAAGGTCATGCCCAGGGTGTGAAAGGCGCAGCTGATAGGGCCGCAGCTGCGGTGGAATAG
- a CDS encoding 3-hydroxyacyl-CoA dehydrogenase family protein — MKKLGVIGTGQMGAGIVQVFAQAGYDTVAVDLMPAMLEKGLKGIEKRLMGRVEKGKLAASEKDAILGRIKWSSKLDDLADCDLIEEAIPENLELKKKTFAELDKICKPETIFGSNTSGLSVTDMAVATKRGGKVMGIHFHNPAPVMQLCELVKTVMTDEATIEEVKAWGKSLGKTVVVAPDVGGFIVTRLFTPFLLGAIRMLEEGIATRDDIDISMKQAVNHPMGPLEVVDFIGLDTELSIAKSLYEETKEAKYAPPVLLEKMVVAGWLGRKVGKGFYDYK; from the coding sequence ATTAAAAAGCTTGGCGTAATTGGTACTGGACAGATGGGAGCAGGCATTGTGCAGGTTTTTGCACAGGCCGGCTATGATACGGTTGCCGTCGATTTGATGCCCGCAATGCTGGAGAAGGGCTTGAAGGGAATCGAAAAGCGACTGATGGGGCGGGTCGAGAAGGGCAAACTGGCCGCCTCCGAGAAAGACGCGATTCTTGGTCGAATCAAATGGAGTTCCAAGCTGGACGATCTGGCAGACTGCGATCTGATTGAAGAAGCAATTCCCGAAAATCTGGAGCTCAAGAAAAAGACCTTCGCCGAACTGGACAAGATCTGCAAGCCCGAGACGATCTTCGGCAGCAACACATCGGGCCTGTCCGTCACGGATATGGCCGTCGCAACGAAGCGGGGCGGCAAGGTGATGGGGATACACTTTCACAACCCGGCGCCGGTGATGCAATTGTGCGAACTTGTTAAAACGGTCATGACTGACGAGGCCACCATTGAGGAAGTGAAGGCCTGGGGCAAGTCGCTCGGCAAGACCGTCGTGGTGGCTCCTGATGTGGGCGGCTTCATTGTCACACGGCTTTTCACCCCCTTCCTCCTGGGCGCGATCCGGATGCTGGAAGAAGGAATCGCGACGCGCGATGATATCGACATCTCCATGAAGCAGGCCGTCAACCACCCCATGGGACCATTGGAAGTCGTGGATTTCATCGGTCTGGATACGGAACTGTCCATCGCGAAGAGCCTCTATGAGGAGACGAAGGAAGCGAAGTATGCTCCCCCCGTGCTTCTCGAAAAGATGGTCGTGGCGGGATGGCTTGGCCGGAAGGTCGGCAAGGGCTTCTACGACTATAAGTAA
- a CDS encoding PEP-utilizing enzyme gives MGAAVTQLPPTKGGFSKIYKGRVYLGFATLHDQKEIELRAVEFGRNVERVAKDWDGFYKKCIDEVKENLSFMGTLNDNLSDTILHAALRRAEKGNKRNWELHFIMMYLADVLYFEFENFCKQHDLAEKDFTGMLKGLETMATRTDTGLWNLARRAERYGLTEIFEKNEPQQVLGLVAHAPNGATWLNSFHEFMDIYGHRIVAAHLDVMFPTWIEDPAPAIQTIKTYIGRVKEGWDIREERAKMLAEAKAETDKFAATLSEEDRDAFYKHIEIGKKIYMFQEDHGFYIDGASCAYLHDVAMVCGRRLQKYGLLQKADDVFFLTYHELDEILEGISQHKEAGIYHYTRLVHSVVPERKDSWQQVSLQPDDAPLTMGKIPEKTEDPILMKVFGMVDEMLNAGKIEEIQIMDKFEGYPGSPGVVEGIARVITTFEGFAKLEPGYILVCPYTATAWTPLFPKIKAVVTDTGGMLTHAAITARECKLPAVVGTWRATRAIKDGDLIRVDGNEGVVEILKKADA, from the coding sequence GTGGGCGCGGCAGTAACGCAGCTGCCCCCGACCAAGGGTGGGTTTTCAAAGATTTACAAGGGCAGGGTCTACCTGGGGTTCGCCACGCTTCATGACCAGAAGGAGATCGAACTGAGGGCTGTTGAGTTCGGCAGAAACGTAGAACGTGTCGCTAAAGATTGGGACGGATTCTATAAGAAATGCATTGACGAGGTGAAAGAGAACCTCAGCTTCATGGGGACCTTAAACGACAATTTATCCGACACGATCCTACATGCGGCTTTACGCAGAGCAGAGAAGGGGAACAAGAGGAATTGGGAGCTCCACTTCATTATGATGTATCTGGCGGATGTCCTTTATTTCGAATTCGAAAATTTCTGCAAGCAACATGACCTGGCGGAAAAGGACTTCACCGGCATGCTGAAGGGCTTGGAGACGATGGCCACCCGGACTGACACGGGCTTGTGGAATCTTGCCCGGCGTGCGGAACGCTACGGATTGACGGAGATCTTCGAGAAAAACGAACCCCAGCAAGTATTGGGGTTAGTGGCCCATGCCCCGAATGGAGCAACCTGGCTGAACTCATTCCACGAATTCATGGATATCTATGGCCATCGGATTGTTGCCGCCCACCTGGATGTTATGTTCCCGACATGGATTGAGGATCCGGCTCCGGCAATACAGACGATCAAAACCTATATCGGCCGCGTCAAAGAAGGATGGGACATCCGGGAAGAGAGGGCCAAAATGCTCGCGGAAGCAAAGGCCGAAACGGATAAGTTCGCTGCAACGCTGTCTGAAGAGGACCGGGATGCCTTTTATAAGCACATCGAAATCGGCAAAAAGATCTACATGTTTCAGGAAGACCACGGGTTCTACATTGACGGAGCGTCCTGTGCATATCTGCATGATGTCGCGATGGTCTGCGGCAGGAGGCTTCAAAAGTATGGTTTGCTTCAGAAAGCGGACGATGTATTCTTCCTGACCTATCACGAGCTGGACGAAATCCTGGAAGGTATTTCTCAGCACAAAGAAGCTGGGATATACCACTACACTCGGCTGGTGCATTCCGTAGTGCCTGAGAGAAAAGACAGTTGGCAGCAGGTCTCGCTCCAACCTGATGATGCTCCGCTTACGATGGGTAAGATACCCGAAAAGACGGAAGATCCGATCCTGATGAAGGTGTTCGGTATGGTTGATGAAATGCTGAACGCAGGCAAGATTGAAGAGATCCAGATTATGGACAAATTCGAGGGTTATCCCGGCTCTCCCGGAGTGGTAGAGGGAATTGCGCGGGTAATCACGACCTTCGAAGGGTTTGCTAAACTGGAACCGGGTTACATTCTGGTATGCCCGTACACTGCAACGGCGTGGACACCCCTATTCCCGAAAATTAAAGCAGTTGTGACGGATACCGGTGGAATGCTGACCCATGCGGCCATCACGGCTAGAGAATGCAAGCTCCCGGCAGTCGTCGGCACGTGGAGAGCGACCAGAGCGATCAAGGATGGAGATTTGATCAGGGTCGATGGCAATGAGGGTGTTGTTGAAATTCTCAAGAAGGCAGATGCATAA